The Flavobacteriales bacterium genomic sequence GAAAACATGGGGTCGACTATGCCACCATCGCAGACCTCGCCCATCAGTCAAAAGAAGTCTTTGATGTCAGGAGGCTTGCTGCCGGCAGGAAATATACCCTGTTGTGCAACAAGGATTCGGCCGGGGCGGCACAGTGCTTCATTTATGAGAAAAGTCCGGTTGATTATGTGGTATTCGACTGGCGGGATTCCCTCAAAATCTACCAGGATGCCAAACGGGTGGATACCCTCAGAAGGACGGTGGCGGGAGAGATTCACTCATCCCTTTACCTGAACATGGTGCGCAATGGCGTGGACCCCGGTCTGGCCATCAGCCTTTCCGAGATCTATGCATGGACCATCGACTTTTACCGCATCCAGGACGGAGATCAGTACAAGATCATTTATGATGAACTGTATGTGGATGACAAGCCGGTGAGTATCGGTCAGATACATGGTTGCTGGTTCAAGCACGCGGGCGAGGATTTTTATGCTTTCTATTTCAATCAGGCAGAACGGGGTGATTACTTCGATGACCATGCGCAAAGTCTGCGCAAAGCGTTCTTAAAGGCTCCCCTGAAGTTTTCGAGGATATCCTCCCGTTACAGCCTCAACCGTTTTCATCCCGTCCTGAAAAGGAACAAAGCGCATCTCGGAACCGACTATGCCGCTCCAACAGGTACACCCATTCATACGGTGGGTGACGGCGAGATCATTGCTGCATCCTATACCAGCGGAAACGGGAATTTTGTGAAGGTGCGCCACAACGGTACCTATACCACGCAGTACCTGCACATGTCGAAGATCGCCAGTGGCATCAGGCCCGGTAAGTATGTGAAGCAGGGGGAGGTGATCGGCTTTGTGGGCAGTACAGGCCTGGCCACCGGTCCGCACGTTTGTTTCCGCTTCTGGAAAAACGGGAAGCAGGTGGATCCGCTCCGTGAAAAACTTCCTCCCTCGGAACCCGTGAAACCGGAAAACATGGATGCATTCAAAGCTGCCAGCGACAGCCTGAAAAAAGAACTGGATGCCATTCCGGTGAAGGTGGAACAACCGCAAACGGCCGCGTTGTAGGATTCGCGGATCGTTTTTTGAGCTACGGGCGGTCAATGGTCAATGAGCAATGGAGGCCGGATGTTATTGACACGACCGAAGGGAGCATCTGACAGCGCAGCGTATTGACACGACCACAGGGAGTCATTGACTTCATTCACCATTCGTCACTCGTAATTATTTATTCTTTCCCCTTGGGTGAAATTGGATGATCGTATTGCGCAGGAAATCCCTGTCGAGATGGGTATAGATCTCCGTGGTGGTGATGGACTCATGGCCGAGCATTTCCTGTACGGCACGCAGGTCGGCGCCGCCTTCAATGAGGTGGGTGGCGAAGGAGTGACGGAAGGTGTGCGGACTGATTTTCTTTTTGATGCCTGCTTTTACTGCGAGGTCTTTGAGCATGGTGAACACGTACACGCGCGTGAGTCCGCGCCCCAGGCGATTCAGGAACAGCGTGTCTTCATGATCGCGTTGCACCGGTACATGGCAGCGTACGTCTTTGCGGTAGATCTCAATGTGTTTGTAGGCCTGGCCTCCCAGGGGAACCAGTCGCTCCTTGTTGCCTTTTCCGATGATGCGCAGGAAACCTTCTTTGCCATGTACGTCGGAGATGTGCAGGTTCACCAGTTCGGATACACGCAGGCCGGATCCGTACAGCGTTTCCAGCATAGCGCGGTTGCGCTGGCCTTCTGCTTTGCTAAGGTCGATGGTATGTAAGAGGGTTTCGATGTCCTGAATGCTCAGCACGTCCGGTAGTTTTCGTGCCAGCTTGGGGCCTTCCAGCAGGGCAGTGGGGTTATCGGAGATCATGTCTTC encodes the following:
- a CDS encoding peptidoglycan DD-metalloendopeptidase family protein, which produces MIKSFSWLLTFVVVLGAGACRNQEQAPESKAAPDTVVTEPDQASLYGFMVDSFNVFEGEIRANENLSTLLRKHGVDYATIADLAHQSKEVFDVRRLAAGRKYTLLCNKDSAGAAQCFIYEKSPVDYVVFDWRDSLKIYQDAKRVDTLRRTVAGEIHSSLYLNMVRNGVDPGLAISLSEIYAWTIDFYRIQDGDQYKIIYDELYVDDKPVSIGQIHGCWFKHAGEDFYAFYFNQAERGDYFDDHAQSLRKAFLKAPLKFSRISSRYSLNRFHPVLKRNKAHLGTDYAAPTGTPIHTVGDGEIIAASYTSGNGNFVKVRHNGTYTTQYLHMSKIASGIRPGKYVKQGEVIGFVGSTGLATGPHVCFRFWKNGKQVDPLREKLPPSEPVKPENMDAFKAASDSLKKELDAIPVKVEQPQTAAL
- the xerD gene encoding site-specific tyrosine recombinase XerD, which produces MDWSSSIKGFKAFLQLEKSLSPNSVAAYGRDVAKLAKLMEEMNISPLGVNLNHLRTFLEHLHKQKTSARSQARIISGIKAFYKFLMLEDMISDNPTALLEGPKLARKLPDVLSIQDIETLLHTIDLSKAEGQRNRAMLETLYGSGLRVSELVNLHISDVHGKEGFLRIIGKGNKERLVPLGGQAYKHIEIYRKDVRCHVPVQRDHEDTLFLNRLGRGLTRVYVFTMLKDLAVKAGIKKKISPHTFRHSFATHLIEGGADLRAVQEMLGHESITTTEIYTHLDRDFLRNTIIQFHPRGKNK